The sequence below is a genomic window from Vibrio navarrensis.
CACCGATAGACTGAGCGGCGATAACGCCGACGGCTTCGCCTTGGTTCACTAGGTGACCACGCGCTAGGTCACGACCGTAACACAGTGCACAACAACCGTAGTCTGAATCACAGGTTACCACTGAACGTACTTTGATCTTATCAACTGAGTTTTCGTTGATGATCTGGCACCATTTCTCATCCAACAGCGTATTGCGTGGGATCAGAACTTCTTCTGTGCCTGGCTTAACGATGTCTTCTGCCACCACACGGCCAAGAGCAAGTTCAGTTAGCGCAACTTTAACGTCACCACCTTCGATGTGCGGCATCATTTCAATGCCTTCAGGGGTGCCACAGTCGTGCTCGTAAACTACTACGTCTTGTGCAACGTCAACGAGACGACGAGTTAGGTAACCCGAGTTCGCTGTTTTCAGTGCCGTATCCGCCAGACCCTTACGAGCACCGTGCGTTGAGATAAAGTACTGAAGTACGTTTAGACCTTCTTTAAAGTTTGCCGTGATCGGCGTTTCGATGATTGAACCATCTGGACGCGCCATCAGACCACGCATACCCGCTAGCTGACGAATCTGAGCTGCAGAACCACGAGCACCTGAGTCCGCCATCATGTAGATGCTGTTGAACGACTCTTGTTGCTCTTCTTCACCGTCACGGTTGATGACCGTTTCAGAAGAGAGGTTCTCCATCATCGCTTTCGCAACGCGATCGTTGGTCGATGCCCAAATATCGATCACTTTGTTGTAGCGTTCGCCTGCCGTTACCAGACCAGATTGGTACTGCTCTTGGATTTCGCGTACTTCTTCTTCCGCTTCGGCGATTTCAGTGTACTTAGCCGGTGGTACAACCATATCGTCGATACCAACTGATACGCCAGACAGTGCTGCGTAAGCAAAACCGGTGTACATGATTTGGTCAGCGAAGATTACGGTGTCTTTCAGACCGAGCTTACGGTACGCCTCGTTAAGTAGGTTAGAAATCTGCTTCTTACCTAGCTTTTGGTTAACGATGCTGAACGGTAGGCCTTTCGGTACGATTTGCCACAACATGGCACGGCCGATAGTGGTATCCACCATCTTGGTTTCTGTTGTGCTGTGACCATCTTCGTCTACCACAGTCTCAGTGATACGAACTTTAACGCGCGCGTGCAGTGCCGCTGTCTTAGTGCGGTATGCTTTTTCCGCTTCAGCAGGACCGGCTAGGTACATGCCTTCGCCTTTCGCGTTGATCATTTCACGAGTCATGTAGTACAGACCCAATACCACGTCCTGAGAAGGTACGATGATAGGGTCGCCCGATGCTGGCGACAGAATGTTGTTTGTCGACATCATCAGAGTACGAGCTTCAAGCTGTGCCTCTAGCGTTAGAGGTACGTGAACCGCCATTTGGTCACCGTCGAAGTCCGCGTTGTACGCCGCACACACAAGTGGGTGTAGCTGAATCGCTTTACCTTCGATCAGTACTGGTTCGAACGCCTGAATACCAAGACGGTGAAGTGTTGGTGCACGGTTAAGTAGCACTGGGTGTTCACGGATCACTTCGTCCAGGATATCCCAAACGACCGCTTCTTCACGCTCAACCATCTTCTTCGCTGCTTTGATTGTCGTCGCTAGGCCACGAGTCTCAAGCTTGCTGTAGATGAATGGTTTGAATAGCTCAAGTGCCATCTTCTTAGGAAGACCACACTGGTGCAGACGCAGGTATGGACCTACTGTGATTACAGAACGGCCAGAGTAGTCTACACGTTTACCTAGCAGGTTCTGACGGAAACGACCCTGTTTACCCTTGATCATATCAGCAAGAGATTTCAGAGGACGCTTGTTCGAACCTGTGATCGCACGACCGCGACGGCCGTTATCTAGTAGCGCATCAACAGACTCTTGCAGCATACGTTTTTCGTTACGTACGATGATGTCCGGAGCAGCAAGCTCTAGAAGACGCTTCAAACGGTTGTTACGGTTGATCACACGACGGTATAGGTCGTTCAGGTCTGAAGTCGCAAAGCGGCCGCCATCTAGCGGTACTAGAGGACGTAGATCTGGCGGCAGAACTGGAAGTACCGTTAAGATCATCCACTCTGGGTTGTTGCCAGATTGCACGAACGCTTCTACTAGCTTGAGACGCTTAGTTAGCTTCTTACGCTTAGTTTCAGAGTTAGTGGTATCGAGCTCTTCGCGCATCTGCTCAGCTTCAGCGTGCAGATCCATCGAACCTAGTAGGTCTTTGATCGCTTCCGCACCCATCTTAGCCGTGAACTCGTCGCCCCACTCTTCTAGGCGATCCAGATACTCTTCTTCCGTCAGCATTTGGCCTTTTTCAAGATCCGTCATACCCGGTTCAGTCACTACGTACATTTCGAAGTACAGAACGCGTTCGATATCACGTAGTGGGATATCCATCAGCAGACCGATACGAGACGGTAGCGATTTCAGGAACCAGATGTGAGCCACTGGAGAAGCTAGCTCGATGTGGCCCATACGGTCACGACGAACTTTAGTTTGCGTAACTTCAACGCCACACTTCTCACAGATCACGCCACGGTGCTTGAGACGCTTATATTTGCCACAAAGACACTCGTAGTCTTTTACCGGGCCAAAGATACGCGCACAGAACAGACCATCGCGCTCAGGTTTGAACGTACGATAGTTGATCGTTTCAGGTTTTTTCACTTCACCAAAAGACCATGAACGAATCATGTCTGGTGAAGACAGACCGATTTTGATTGCATCAAATTCTTCGGTCTTATGCTGTGCTTTCAGAAAGTTTAATAAGTCTTTCACAATCAGCTCCTGTAAGGAGTTAAAAGTAGCCTGCCTCTCGACAGACTACTTTCTACCAAATAACCCGGAAGGATTACTCTTCGTCTTCTAGCTCGATGTTGATACCCAGCGAGCGGATCTCTTTCAACAGTACGTTGAACGATTCTGGCATGCCAGGTTCCATCGCGTGGTTACCATCTACGATGTTCTTATACATCTTAGTACGGCCGTTCACGTCGTCCGACTTAACGGTAAGCATTTCTTGTAGCGTGTAAGCCGCACCGTATGCTTCCAGTGCCCATACTTCCATCTCACCGAAACGCTGACCACCGAACTGAGCTTTACCACCCAGTGGCTGCTGAGTCACTAGGCTGTACGAACCTGTTGAACGAGCGTGCATCTTGTCATCAACCAAGTGGTTCAGTTTCAGCATGTACATGTAGCCGACAGTAACCGGACGCTCAAACGCATCACCGGTACGGCCATCAAACAGTGTAAGCTGACCAGACTCAGGGAGATCCGCCAGTTTTAGAAGCTCTTTAATTGACTTCTCAGACGCACCATCAAAGACCGGAGTCGCGATCGGTAGACCGCCACGTAGGTTGTGAACCAGAGTACGAACTTCATCATCAGACAGAGAAGCAATGTCTACTTTCTGGCGAGTTTCGCCTAGGTCGTAAACTTTTTGCAGGAATTCGCGGAATTTCGCCAGTTCTTGCTGCTCTTTGACCATCTGGTTGATCTTGTCGCCGATACCTTTCGCTGCCAGACCTAAGTGAACTTCTAGGATCTGACCGATGTTCATACGCGAAGGTACACCCAGTGGGTTCAGTACGATATCAACTGGCTGACCGTTTTCGTCGTATGGCATGTCTTCAACAGGGTTGATCTTAGAGATTACACCCTTGTTACCGTGACGACCCGCCATCTTATCACCAGGCTGGATACGACGTTTCACCGCTAGGTAAACTTTCACGATCTTCAGTACGCCAGGCGCTAGGTCATCACCTTGAGTGATCTTACGACGCTTGGTTTCAAACTTCTTGTCGAAGTCTGCTTTCAGCTCGTCGTACTGCTCTGCAAGTTGCTCAAGCTGAGTTTGCAGTGCGTCATCTTCAAGAGTCAGCTCTAGCCACTTCTTACGTTCAGTACCGTCCAGTTTCGCTTCAGAGTAACCGCCAGAAAGAAGCACGGCTTTCACACGGTTGAGAAGACCACCTTCCAGAATTTGGAACTCTTCTGTTAGGTCTTTCTTCGCTTCTTTCAGCTGCATGTGTTCAATTTCAAGCGCACGCTTGTCTTTCTCTACGCCATCGCGAGTGAAGACTTGAACATCAATGATGGTACCTGAAACTGAGTTTGGTACACGCAGTGACGTATCTTTAACGTCAGATGCTTTTTCACCGAAGATAGCGCGTAGCAGCTTCTCTTCAGGAGTGAGCTGAGTTTCACCTTTCGGTGTCACTTTACCCACAAGGATGTCACCACCCTTCACTTCTGCACCGATGTAAACGATACCTGACTCGTCCAGTTTAGACAGAGCCGA
It includes:
- the rpoC gene encoding DNA-directed RNA polymerase subunit beta' is translated as MKDLLNFLKAQHKTEEFDAIKIGLSSPDMIRSWSFGEVKKPETINYRTFKPERDGLFCARIFGPVKDYECLCGKYKRLKHRGVICEKCGVEVTQTKVRRDRMGHIELASPVAHIWFLKSLPSRIGLLMDIPLRDIERVLYFEMYVVTEPGMTDLEKGQMLTEEEYLDRLEEWGDEFTAKMGAEAIKDLLGSMDLHAEAEQMREELDTTNSETKRKKLTKRLKLVEAFVQSGNNPEWMILTVLPVLPPDLRPLVPLDGGRFATSDLNDLYRRVINRNNRLKRLLELAAPDIIVRNEKRMLQESVDALLDNGRRGRAITGSNKRPLKSLADMIKGKQGRFRQNLLGKRVDYSGRSVITVGPYLRLHQCGLPKKMALELFKPFIYSKLETRGLATTIKAAKKMVEREEAVVWDILDEVIREHPVLLNRAPTLHRLGIQAFEPVLIEGKAIQLHPLVCAAYNADFDGDQMAVHVPLTLEAQLEARTLMMSTNNILSPASGDPIIVPSQDVVLGLYYMTREMINAKGEGMYLAGPAEAEKAYRTKTAALHARVKVRITETVVDEDGHSTTETKMVDTTIGRAMLWQIVPKGLPFSIVNQKLGKKQISNLLNEAYRKLGLKDTVIFADQIMYTGFAYAALSGVSVGIDDMVVPPAKYTEIAEAEEEVREIQEQYQSGLVTAGERYNKVIDIWASTNDRVAKAMMENLSSETVINRDGEEEQQESFNSIYMMADSGARGSAAQIRQLAGMRGLMARPDGSIIETPITANFKEGLNVLQYFISTHGARKGLADTALKTANSGYLTRRLVDVAQDVVVYEHDCGTPEGIEMMPHIEGGDVKVALTELALGRVVAEDIVKPGTEEVLIPRNTLLDEKWCQIINENSVDKIKVRSVVTCDSDYGCCALCYGRDLARGHLVNQGEAVGVIAAQSIGEPGTQLTMRTFHIGGAASTAAAENSIQVKNNGSVKLNNAKFVVNKAGKLVITSRASELTIMDEFGRTKEKHKLPYGSTLNKADGDAVTAGETVANWEAHTMPIITEVAGRVQFVDMIDGVTVSRQTDDLTGLSSSEVTDAAARPAAGKDMRPAIKLVDEKGNDVMIPGTDMPAQYFLPGKAIVNIEDGTEVGIGDTLARIPQKSGGNKDITGGLPRVADLFEARRPKEPAILAEHTGTVSYGKETKGKRRLIITREGGDTYEEMIPKHRQLNVFEGERVERGDVIADGPEAPHDILRLRGIHAVTQYIANEVQEVYRLQGVKINDKHIETIVRQMLRKCTITHAGDSEFLPGETVEYAQVKIANRNLEAEGKEPARFERELLGITKASLATESFISAASFQETTRVLTEAAVSGKRDDLRGLKENVIVGRLIPAGTGFAYHQDRQAKRAQAQEGPSAAQATDNLAALLNAGFSSDE